In Bryobacteraceae bacterium, the following proteins share a genomic window:
- a CDS encoding efflux RND transporter permease subunit, with translation MNFSAIFIRRPVATSLLMLAFAVFGAISYTLLPVADLPNVDFPTLVVSASLPGANPDTMASAVATPLERQFTMIAGLDSMTSSNATGNTQITLTFSLDRELDGAAVDVQTAIAEALPLLPQGMPNPPSFRKYNPADSPVMFLGLLSESMPLYELQEFAETKIAQRLSMVNGIAQVNVFGAQKFAVRVQVDPDKLAAHRIGIDQVGQALRQWNANLPTGTLWGARQAFNIRADGQLRRAEQFRQVVVAYRGSAPVRLGDIANVIDSVEDDKTASWLFENGQGTKGLNIAIMRQSDSNVIKVNDQVRAMIPEIRKQLPPSVQLTIRGDRSRNIREAFDDIQLTMLLAIVLVILVIFLFLRNSRATFIPATALPLSLFGTLAVMLLAGFSLDNLSMMALILSVGFVVDDAIVMLENIVRHLERGESVMEAAYKGSKEISFTIVSMTVSLAAVFIPILFMGGLLGRLFREFAVTIVVAIVLSGFVSISLTPMLCSRLLKSAHEARNGILFRVTEWFFQIMLRWYDWTLRLVLRARPVMLAVFFATIGLTWYLFTKVPKGFIPNQDSDSMYANTEGLQGVSYFKMAEYQQQIARIISSDPNVENMMTSAGGSFNLSANTARSFITLKPRKERELGVEQIIARLRPQVNSIVGVRVFLTAPPAIRIGGRMSRSQYEYTLQGPDVDELYRVAPEFQRAISQIPGITDVTSDLQMRNPRVNVKVDRDKVAAMHLNMRDVSSAMYDAFGPRWSSTIYSPNAQYKVLLEIKPEYQQHPDLLSKLYFKNRENVLIPMDAFASLYTDAGPQMINHSGQLASVTVSYNLLPGTALSDVVDQIRAAAATLPGTVQATAQGTAKAFEDSMKNMTTLLIIAVMVVYISLGILYESYVHPLTILSGLPSAALGALATLVLFGEELNVYSFVGLFMLVGIVKKNAIMQIDFALEAERKHGMSPRDAIYEGCLTRFRPILMTTMAALLGVLPIAVGFGAGGETRRPLGLAVAGGLIVSQFVTLYLTPVVYTYLDAIVHFWRRAAASKNTPAPHPAGH, from the coding sequence GTGAACTTCTCCGCGATCTTCATCCGCCGGCCCGTAGCCACCAGCCTCTTGATGCTCGCGTTCGCCGTCTTCGGCGCGATCTCCTACACGCTGCTTCCGGTAGCCGATCTGCCGAACGTCGACTTCCCGACGCTCGTGGTGTCGGCGTCGCTTCCCGGCGCCAACCCGGATACGATGGCGTCGGCCGTCGCTACGCCGCTCGAGCGCCAGTTCACGATGATCGCCGGGCTCGATTCGATGACGTCGAGCAACGCCACCGGCAACACGCAAATCACGCTCACCTTCTCGCTCGATCGGGAACTCGACGGCGCCGCCGTGGACGTGCAGACGGCCATCGCCGAGGCGCTGCCGCTGCTTCCGCAGGGCATGCCGAATCCGCCCTCGTTCCGCAAGTACAATCCGGCCGATTCGCCGGTGATGTTCCTCGGGCTGCTCTCGGAATCGATGCCGCTCTACGAACTCCAGGAGTTCGCCGAAACGAAGATCGCGCAGCGGCTCTCGATGGTGAACGGCATCGCGCAAGTGAACGTGTTCGGGGCGCAGAAGTTCGCCGTGCGGGTGCAGGTGGATCCGGACAAGCTCGCCGCGCACCGCATCGGCATAGACCAGGTGGGCCAGGCGCTGCGCCAGTGGAACGCCAACCTGCCGACGGGCACGTTGTGGGGCGCCAGGCAGGCGTTCAACATCCGGGCCGACGGCCAGTTGCGCCGCGCCGAGCAGTTCCGGCAGGTGGTGGTGGCGTATCGAGGTTCCGCGCCGGTCCGGCTGGGCGACATCGCCAACGTGATCGACTCGGTGGAGGACGACAAGACGGCATCGTGGCTGTTCGAGAACGGCCAGGGAACGAAGGGGCTGAATATCGCGATCATGCGGCAGTCCGACTCGAACGTGATCAAGGTGAACGATCAGGTCCGCGCGATGATTCCGGAGATCCGGAAGCAGTTGCCGCCTTCGGTGCAGCTCACCATCCGTGGCGACCGGTCCCGAAACATCCGCGAAGCCTTCGACGATATCCAGCTCACCATGCTGCTCGCCATCGTGCTGGTGATCCTGGTGATCTTCCTGTTCCTGCGCAACTCGCGCGCCACATTTATTCCGGCCACGGCTCTGCCGCTGTCGCTATTCGGAACGCTCGCCGTGATGCTGCTCGCCGGCTTCAGCCTGGACAACCTTTCGATGATGGCGCTGATTCTCTCGGTGGGCTTCGTGGTGGACGACGCCATCGTAATGCTCGAGAACATCGTCCGGCACCTCGAGCGGGGCGAATCGGTGATGGAGGCCGCCTACAAGGGGTCCAAGGAAATCAGCTTCACCATCGTTTCGATGACGGTGTCGCTCGCGGCCGTCTTTATCCCGATCCTGTTCATGGGCGGCCTGCTCGGGCGCCTGTTTCGCGAGTTCGCGGTAACCATCGTGGTGGCGATCGTACTCTCCGGGTTCGTTTCGATCTCGCTCACGCCGATGCTGTGCAGCCGGCTTCTTAAGAGCGCGCACGAGGCCAGGAACGGCATCCTGTTCCGCGTCACGGAGTGGTTCTTCCAGATCATGCTGCGCTGGTACGACTGGACGCTGCGGCTGGTTCTGCGCGCGAGGCCGGTGATGCTGGCCGTGTTCTTCGCCACCATCGGACTCACATGGTACCTGTTCACCAAGGTCCCCAAGGGCTTCATCCCGAACCAGGACAGCGACTCGATGTACGCCAACACCGAGGGCCTGCAGGGCGTTTCCTATTTCAAGATGGCCGAGTACCAGCAGCAGATCGCGCGGATCATCTCGAGCGATCCGAACGTGGAGAACATGATGACCTCGGCCGGCGGATCGTTCAACCTGAGCGCCAACACCGCCCGTTCATTCATCACGTTGAAGCCGCGCAAGGAGCGCGAACTGGGCGTGGAGCAGATCATCGCCAGGTTGCGGCCGCAGGTGAACTCCATCGTCGGGGTGCGCGTCTTTCTCACCGCGCCGCCGGCGATCCGGATTGGCGGGCGCATGTCGCGCTCGCAGTACGAGTACACGCTGCAGGGGCCGGATGTGGACGAGCTGTACCGCGTGGCGCCGGAGTTCCAGCGCGCCATTTCGCAGATTCCCGGCATCACCGACGTCACAAGCGACCTCCAGATGCGCAACCCGCGCGTGAACGTGAAAGTGGATCGCGACAAGGTGGCCGCCATGCACCTGAACATGCGCGACGTCTCAAGCGCCATGTACGACGCGTTCGGACCGCGCTGGTCGTCCACGATCTATTCGCCCAACGCGCAGTATAAGGTGCTGCTCGAGATCAAACCCGAGTACCAGCAGCACCCGGACCTGCTTTCGAAGCTCTATTTCAAGAACCGCGAGAACGTGCTGATCCCGATGGATGCGTTCGCGAGCCTGTACACGGACGCCGGTCCGCAGATGATCAATCACTCCGGGCAGCTTGCCTCGGTGACGGTCTCCTACAACCTGCTGCCTGGCACGGCGCTTTCCGACGTCGTCGACCAGATCCGCGCCGCGGCGGCCACTCTGCCGGGCACGGTGCAGGCCACCGCGCAGGGCACGGCCAAGGCGTTCGAGGATTCGATGAAGAACATGACCACGCTGCTCATCATCGCGGTGATGGTGGTCTATATCTCGCTCGGCATTCTCTACGAGAGCTACGTCCACCCACTGACGATTCTCTCCGGGCTTCCTTCGGCCGCTCTCGGCGCGCTGGCCACTCTGGTGCTCTTCGGCGAGGAGCTGAACGTCTATTCGTTCGTGGGCCTGTTCATGCTGGTGGGCATCGTGAAGAAGAACGCCATCATGCAGATCGACTTCGCGCTCGAGGCCGAACGGAAGCACGGGATGTCGCCGCGCGACGCCATCTACGAAGGCTGCCTCACGCGCTTCCGTCCGATCCTGATGACCACGATGGCGGCGCTGCTCGGCGTGCTGCCGATCGCGGTGGGCTTCGGCGCCGGCGGTGAAACGCGGCGGCCGCTGGGCCTGGCCGTCGCCGGCGGGCTCATCGTCTCGCAGTTCGTCACGCTGTACCTGACGCCGGTCGTCTACACCTATCTCGACGCCATCGTCCACTTCTGGCGGAGAGCGGCGGCCTCCAAGAATACGCCCGCCCCGCATCCCGCCGGCCATTGA
- a CDS encoding efflux RND transporter periplasmic adaptor subunit: protein MSTHVRRSLQPALWLAAALTLWLAGCQNTGPGADAKKKGGKKGEIVPVTAAVVTARDVPIDLQVIGNVEAYSTVVVKARVTGPIEKAHFHEGDFVRKGEALFTIDPAPFLSQVNQAEANLARDHAQLLQAKANLSRDQAQQRFVSSQAGRFADLQKQGVISKDQAEQYQANADVLTQAIEADRAAISSAEASVQAGEAAVKTARIQLGYTNIVSPVDGRTGTIAAKEGNLASANVTELISISQVQPVYVSFAVPEAQLAVVKDAMTRGRLPVTVTPPDDPGRPETGTLTFVDSTVDTTTGTIRLKATFANPGRRLWPGQFVRVSLRLGFRNGALMVPNQAVQTGQDGSYVYRLNAENRAEMAPVVTGGRVGEDMIVERGLDAGDTVVTEGQLRLAPGMPVRVRKPGDGAAKGGAGAGKKKGKKKTEE, encoded by the coding sequence GTGTCCACGCACGTCCGCCGTTCCCTCCAACCCGCGCTGTGGCTTGCCGCCGCGCTTACGCTTTGGCTCGCCGGGTGCCAGAACACCGGGCCGGGCGCCGACGCCAAGAAGAAGGGGGGCAAGAAGGGCGAAATCGTGCCCGTCACCGCCGCGGTGGTCACCGCCCGTGACGTGCCCATCGACCTCCAGGTCATCGGCAACGTCGAGGCCTATTCGACCGTTGTCGTAAAAGCCCGCGTAACCGGCCCCATCGAGAAGGCCCACTTCCACGAAGGGGACTTCGTCCGCAAAGGTGAAGCGCTATTCACGATCGACCCGGCGCCATTTCTTTCCCAGGTGAATCAGGCGGAAGCCAACCTCGCCCGGGACCACGCCCAACTGCTCCAGGCCAAGGCCAACCTTTCCCGTGACCAGGCTCAGCAGCGCTTCGTGTCGTCCCAGGCCGGGCGCTTCGCCGATCTTCAGAAGCAGGGCGTCATTTCCAAGGATCAGGCCGAACAGTACCAGGCCAACGCCGACGTGCTCACGCAAGCCATCGAAGCCGACCGCGCGGCCATCTCGAGCGCCGAGGCCTCCGTGCAGGCGGGCGAAGCCGCCGTCAAAACCGCGCGTATCCAACTCGGTTACACCAATATCGTTTCGCCGGTGGACGGGCGCACCGGCACCATCGCGGCCAAGGAGGGCAACCTCGCCTCGGCCAACGTCACCGAGCTGATCTCGATCTCGCAGGTGCAGCCGGTCTACGTGAGCTTCGCTGTTCCGGAGGCGCAGTTGGCGGTGGTGAAGGACGCCATGACGCGGGGCCGCCTGCCGGTGACCGTCACGCCGCCCGACGATCCGGGCCGGCCCGAAACGGGCACGCTCACCTTCGTCGATTCCACCGTCGACACCACCACCGGCACCATCCGCCTCAAGGCGACCTTCGCCAACCCGGGCCGGCGTCTCTGGCCGGGACAATTCGTCCGCGTTTCGCTCCGGCTCGGCTTCCGCAACGGCGCTCTGATGGTCCCCAACCAGGCCGTGCAGACGGGACAGGACGGCTCCTACGTCTATCGCCTGAACGCCGAGAACCGCGCCGAGATGGCCCCGGTGGTCACCGGCGGCCGCGTGGGCGAGGATATGATCGTGGAGCGCGGCCTTGATGCCGGCGACACCGTTGTCACGGAAGGGCAGCTTCGCCTTGCGCCGGGAATGCCGGTGCGAGTGCGAAAGCCGGGGGATGGCGCGGCCAAGGGCGGCGCCGGAGCCGGGAAGAAGAAAGGCAAGAAGAAAACCGAAGAGTAG
- a CDS encoding histidine kinase, protein MSEQPLVNLFVKLAVSASLASILVRFRFFKRLLMVEERTLAQRLWMAFSIAAVFGGAVAVRVITGTYKGADVGLEGSFIAGLVGGYVPGLVCGTLISAAPMFHAELLSMPLFAAVGVLGGMLRDVARDPESIYSISPFPDRNVYRAIRYWRDDPRSWFHAFLFLTIPMVELLRLVGSRVFGPRAVFTMYPEPGSGWAAQAAVWAASMFAVLLPIKIWANARTEIKLADQLLMLQEARLRALMSQINPHFLFNTLNSVASLVRTNPDQARVVIHKLSSILRKLMRKHDNFTSLREELQFIDDYLSIEMVRFGDKLKFYKEVEAETLEAKVPSMLLQPIVENSLKHGLATKVEGGWIRLRAWRDGDRLHLEVSDDGVGIPEANLAKLFEQGIGVSNVNERLKVLFGSDYKMWIDSKQGEGTRTGIEIPGREPGLARAS, encoded by the coding sequence ATGTCCGAGCAGCCACTCGTAAACCTGTTCGTGAAGCTGGCGGTTTCCGCTTCGCTAGCCTCCATCCTCGTCCGGTTTCGCTTCTTCAAACGATTACTGATGGTGGAGGAACGTACGCTGGCGCAGCGTTTGTGGATGGCGTTTTCCATCGCGGCGGTGTTCGGCGGCGCCGTGGCGGTGCGAGTGATTACAGGTACATACAAAGGTGCGGATGTGGGTCTGGAGGGGTCGTTTATCGCGGGCCTGGTGGGGGGCTACGTGCCTGGGCTCGTCTGCGGGACGCTGATTTCGGCGGCGCCCATGTTTCACGCCGAACTGCTTTCGATGCCGTTATTCGCCGCGGTGGGGGTGCTCGGCGGAATGCTGCGCGACGTCGCCCGGGACCCCGAATCCATCTACTCGATCTCGCCGTTTCCGGATCGCAACGTTTATCGCGCCATCCGGTACTGGCGCGACGATCCGCGCTCGTGGTTCCACGCGTTTCTGTTCCTCACCATACCGATGGTGGAACTGCTGCGCCTGGTGGGGTCGCGCGTGTTCGGCCCGCGCGCGGTTTTCACCATGTATCCCGAGCCCGGCTCCGGGTGGGCGGCGCAGGCCGCGGTCTGGGCGGCGTCCATGTTCGCCGTGCTGCTGCCGATCAAGATCTGGGCCAACGCGCGGACCGAGATCAAGCTGGCGGATCAGCTTCTGATGCTCCAGGAGGCGCGGCTGCGCGCCCTGATGAGCCAGATCAACCCGCATTTCCTTTTCAACACGTTGAATTCGGTGGCGTCGCTGGTGCGCACCAACCCCGATCAGGCGCGCGTGGTGATCCACAAGCTCTCGAGCATCCTGCGCAAGCTGATGCGAAAGCATGATAACTTTACAAGTTTGCGTGAGGAACTGCAGTTCATCGATGACTACCTCTCGATTGAAATGGTGCGGTTCGGGGACAAACTGAAGTTCTACAAGGAGGTAGAGGCCGAAACGCTGGAAGCCAAAGTGCCGAGCATGCTGTTGCAGCCGATCGTCGAGAACAGCCTCAAGCATGGGCTGGCGACGAAGGTGGAGGGCGGATGGATCCGGTTACGCGCATGGCGCGACGGAGACCGGCTGCACCTCGAGGTATCCGACGATGGGGTCGGCATTCCCGAGGCGAACCTTGCTAAGCTGTTCGAACAGGGCATCGGCGTGAGCAACGTGAACGAGCGGCTCAAGGTGCTCTTCGGCAGCGACTACAAGATGTGGATTGATTCCAAACAGGGAGAAGGCACTCGGACGGGGATCGAGATACCGGGACGGGAACCCGGGCTTGCGCGGGCGTCCTGA
- a CDS encoding HupE/UreJ family protein, with protein MSRLLVFAVLLASASPVRAHDIPSDVTVTAFAAASGSTLRLLVRMPLRAVRDIDFPERADGYLDLDKLDPLLPGIVTQWIASPIEIRSGGDPLEKPRVAAARISIPADRSFREYNAALAHLAGPPIASAETLVWNQVNLDALLEYTLPANGSALAIRPRFDHLAARVTTSLRFLATNGVVRAYEFHEDPGLVPLDPSWTQAARRFLALGFHHILDGMDHLLFLACLVIPLRRFVPLALAVTAFTAAHSITLAAAAFDLAPSGLWFPPMVETAIAASILWMAIENIVGRADAAHRATMAFAFGLIHGFGFSFALKETLQFAGAHLAASLAAFNAGVELGQLTVLALILPALWALFRWVLPERAGTAILSVLIAHTAWHWLADRAALLAAFRIGLTPAETLRALLFLMMFGGSIWVANQAARRLSSGEPPPLATDNPTAAPCAPPEA; from the coding sequence ATGAGCCGCCTGCTCGTTTTCGCCGTCCTGCTCGCCTCCGCTTCCCCCGTGCGCGCGCACGACATCCCCAGCGACGTCACCGTCACGGCGTTCGCCGCCGCCTCCGGCTCCACGCTCCGCCTGCTCGTCCGCATGCCGCTGCGGGCCGTCCGCGACATCGATTTCCCGGAGCGCGCGGACGGCTATCTCGACCTCGACAAACTCGATCCCCTGCTCCCGGGCATCGTCACGCAGTGGATCGCCAGCCCCATCGAGATCCGTTCCGGCGGCGATCCTCTCGAAAAGCCGCGTGTCGCGGCGGCCCGCATTTCAATCCCGGCGGACCGCTCATTCCGCGAATACAACGCCGCGCTCGCGCACCTCGCCGGACCGCCGATCGCCTCGGCGGAAACGCTCGTCTGGAACCAGGTGAACCTCGACGCGCTTCTCGAATACACGCTCCCGGCGAACGGCTCCGCGCTCGCCATCCGTCCGCGATTCGACCATTTGGCGGCGCGCGTCACCACCTCGCTCCGATTCCTCGCCACAAACGGAGTCGTCCGCGCCTACGAGTTCCACGAAGATCCGGGACTCGTCCCGCTCGATCCTTCCTGGACGCAAGCCGCCAGACGTTTCCTTGCCCTCGGCTTCCACCACATCCTGGACGGGATGGACCACCTGCTTTTCCTCGCCTGCCTGGTGATTCCGCTCCGCCGGTTCGTGCCGCTGGCGCTGGCGGTGACGGCCTTCACCGCCGCCCACTCGATCACGCTCGCCGCCGCGGCGTTCGACCTCGCGCCCTCCGGACTCTGGTTCCCCCCGATGGTGGAAACCGCCATCGCCGCGTCCATCCTCTGGATGGCCATCGAAAACATCGTCGGGCGCGCGGACGCGGCGCACCGGGCCACCATGGCGTTCGCGTTTGGGCTGATTCACGGCTTCGGCTTTTCGTTCGCATTGAAGGAAACGCTGCAGTTCGCCGGCGCTCATCTGGCGGCGTCGCTCGCCGCGTTCAACGCCGGCGTGGAACTGGGCCAATTGACCGTGCTGGCGTTGATTCTACCCGCGCTGTGGGCGCTGTTTCGATGGGTGCTGCCGGAGCGCGCCGGGACGGCGATTCTGTCGGTGCTGATCGCTCACACCGCCTGGCACTGGCTCGCGGATCGAGCCGCGTTGCTGGCCGCATTCCGGATCGGACTCACGCCCGCGGAGACACTCCGCGCGTTGTTGTTCCTGATGATGTTCGGGGGATCGATCTGGGTGGCGAACCAGGCCGCGCGCCGGCTCAGCTCCGGTGAGCCACCACCACTCGCGACGGATAACCCAACTGCCGCACCTTGCGCTCCGCCTGAAGCTTGA
- the ribA gene encoding GTP cyclohydrolase II, with protein sequence MSQTAIPVTVAAEADFPTRFGHFRIYAFEAANGDEAVAVRMGDLAGAPPLVRIHSQCLTGDVFHSLRCDCRAQLELSLEAIAAEGRGLVIYENKEGRGIGLANKIRAYHLQDQGADTVEANQALGFEADLRDYELPAAILRALGVQAVRLLSNNPGKIAALESAGIQVAERVPCQPEVSTASRYLTTKKEKLGHLLEGF encoded by the coding sequence TTGTCCCAGACCGCAATCCCCGTTACAGTCGCCGCTGAGGCCGACTTCCCCACGCGTTTCGGCCACTTTCGGATCTATGCCTTCGAGGCGGCGAACGGCGACGAGGCCGTCGCCGTCCGCATGGGCGACCTTGCCGGGGCGCCCCCGCTAGTCCGCATCCATTCTCAGTGCCTCACCGGCGACGTGTTCCACTCCCTGCGTTGCGACTGCCGGGCGCAGCTCGAACTCTCGCTCGAAGCCATCGCCGCCGAGGGCCGCGGGCTGGTGATCTACGAGAATAAGGAGGGGCGAGGGATCGGGTTGGCGAACAAGATCCGGGCCTACCACCTGCAGGACCAGGGCGCCGACACCGTCGAGGCGAACCAGGCGCTCGGGTTCGAGGCCGATCTCCGCGACTACGAACTCCCGGCCGCCATCCTTCGCGCCCTGGGCGTTCAAGCCGTGCGGCTGCTTTCGAACAATCCGGGCAAGATCGCCGCGCTCGAGAGCGCGGGCATCCAGGTAGCCGAGCGAGTCCCCTGCCAGCCTGAGGTCTCCACCGCGTCGCGGTACCTCACCACGAAGAAAGAAAAACTCGGGCACTTGCTCGAAGGTTTCTAA
- a CDS encoding class I SAM-dependent methyltransferase, with amino-acid sequence MNTLLRNLDTEIVSLQRDGIPQTIAARTRRVYDMVSAIYPLSTHFFHSRAHKIVLDLSGIENGMRVLEIATGSGEMFRRLVRANPGGETVGVDLSPRMAAKTFQQVRRDFPAARAHCQAVDARYLPFRDHSFDAVVCCYLVELLAKEDIFRMLREVRRVLQPGGKFSLVLIGQNADVFNHLYKVASSVAPAFWGQQVEARVPDWMRSCGFKLQAERKVRQLGYPSRVVVAHRS; translated from the coding sequence ATGAACACCCTTCTGCGTAACCTAGACACGGAAATTGTTTCCCTGCAAAGGGACGGGATTCCCCAAACGATCGCCGCCCGGACGCGGCGGGTCTACGACATGGTTTCGGCCATCTACCCGCTGTCAACCCATTTCTTCCATTCCCGCGCGCACAAAATTGTGCTCGATCTTTCGGGCATCGAGAACGGCATGCGCGTTCTCGAGATCGCCACCGGCTCCGGCGAAATGTTCCGCCGGCTGGTGCGGGCGAATCCGGGCGGAGAAACCGTTGGGGTGGATTTGTCGCCGCGCATGGCCGCCAAGACGTTCCAGCAGGTGCGGCGCGACTTTCCCGCCGCACGCGCGCATTGCCAGGCCGTCGACGCCCGGTATCTCCCGTTTCGCGATCATTCCTTCGATGCCGTCGTGTGCTGCTATCTTGTGGAACTTCTCGCCAAGGAAGACATCTTCCGGATGCTGCGCGAGGTGCGTCGCGTTCTGCAGCCGGGCGGCAAGTTTTCACTCGTGCTGATCGGCCAGAACGCCGACGTGTTCAACCATTTGTACAAGGTGGCATCGTCGGTGGCGCCCGCGTTCTGGGGCCAGCAGGTGGAGGCGCGGGTTCCGGATTGGATGCGGTCCTGCGGCTTCAAGCTTCAGGCGGAGCGCAAGGTGCGGCAGTTGGGTTATCCGTCGCGAGTGGTGGTGGCTCACCGGAGCTGA